A single window of Microtus ochrogaster isolate Prairie Vole_2 unplaced genomic scaffold, MicOch1.0 UNK10, whole genome shotgun sequence DNA harbors:
- the CUNH2orf50 gene encoding uncharacterized protein C2orf50 homolog, with amino-acid sequence MGSQHTRLQRTTSSGYRPPLTRPLASVSRTQDGPAASRGLAGGCQGTRAQGVQQDQLWRELVEAEVRGQQRWAENWGFLKDYDPLGNKREPEKLPEDVPFFSNTLPSSTSQEVGSRVDTALGRALTHMDFFFTEGTRKKKLEDELQPV; translated from the exons ATGGGCAGCCAACACACTCGACTCCAAAGAACCACATCATCCGGGTACCGACCGCCTCTTACCAggcctcttgcctcagtttccaggaCCCAGGATGGCCCTGCAGCAAGCAGGGGTCTTGCTGGTGGCTGCCAGGGTACCAGAGCCCAGGGTGTACAGCAGGACCAGCTGTGGAGGGAGCTTGTGGAAGccgaagttcgaggccagcagcGTTG GGCTGAGAATTGGGGTTTTCTGAAAGACTACGACCCTTTG GGAAATAAGAGGGAGCCTGAGAAGCTCCCTGAAGACGTGCCCTTCTTCTCAAACACGCTCCCCAGCTCCACGAGCCAGGAGGTGGGCAGTAGGGTGGACACAGCCCTGGGGAGAGCCCTCACCCACATGGATTTCTTCTTCACGGAAGGCACGAGGAAGAAGAAGCTGGAGGATGAGCTGCAGCCGGTGTAG